A stretch of Bradyrhizobium diazoefficiens DNA encodes these proteins:
- the ligA gene encoding NAD-dependent DNA ligase LigA, which yields MARAAKSKPLRDVADLTKAQAKVEHMRLTLELEEHDKRYYQDDAPTVTDAEYDALRHRLNAIEKRFLEFVSADSPSQKIGAAPSGRFKKVRHSVPMLSLDNAFAEEDVRDFVGRIVRFLKLDDDKVNFSAEPKIDGLSMSLRYEGGELVTAATRGDGAVGEDVTANIRTLEDVPERLKGRNVPDICEVRGEVYMTKKAFLALNERQKAAGDTVFANPRNSAAGSLRQKDPTVTASRPLGFFAYAWGEMSAMPEETQSGMIHWFERCGFKTNPLTKLCHSVEELIAFHQSIEEARAELDYDIDGVVYKIDRIDWQERLGFVSRTPRWAIAHKFPAERAMTVLRDIEIQVGRTGSFTPVGKLEPVGVGGVIVQNVTLHNEDYIKGIGNKGEVLREGRDIRIGDTVVIQRAGDVIPQVVDIVLDKRPTSAKAFHFPKTCPCPLHTDVVRGETAAGEEEARARCTGEFACPYQKIEHLKLFVSRRAFDIDGLGEKQLQYFFDKGWVKEPADIFTLEKRNAKLKLEEIEGYGETSVRNLFGAIESRRRIALERFIYALGMRHVGETTALALARGYGSWDAFHDACLKVAKGDEEAMAEMDALDQIGDTVIKSIADYFGEDHNRGIVERLTKEVEIVDAEKPKSNSAVAGKTVVFTGSLEKMTRDEAKATAERLGAKVSGSVSKKTDIVVAGPGAGSKLTEANKHGVKVLTEDEWLTLIGE from the coding sequence ATGGCAAGAGCAGCAAAATCCAAACCGCTTCGCGACGTCGCCGACCTCACCAAGGCGCAGGCCAAGGTCGAGCACATGCGGCTCACGCTCGAACTCGAAGAGCACGACAAGCGCTACTATCAGGACGACGCACCCACCGTCACCGACGCCGAATATGATGCATTGCGTCATCGTCTCAACGCGATCGAAAAACGCTTTCTGGAATTCGTCAGCGCGGACTCGCCGTCACAGAAGATCGGCGCGGCGCCATCCGGGCGCTTCAAGAAGGTCCGGCATTCCGTTCCCATGCTGTCGCTGGACAACGCCTTTGCCGAAGAGGACGTGCGCGACTTCGTCGGCCGCATCGTGCGCTTCTTGAAGCTCGATGACGACAAGGTCAATTTCTCCGCCGAGCCGAAGATCGACGGCCTCTCGATGTCGCTGCGCTATGAGGGCGGCGAGCTCGTCACTGCTGCGACGCGCGGCGACGGTGCGGTGGGCGAGGACGTCACCGCCAATATCCGTACGCTCGAAGACGTGCCCGAGAGGCTGAAGGGCCGCAACGTCCCCGACATCTGCGAGGTGCGCGGCGAGGTCTACATGACTAAGAAGGCCTTCCTCGCGCTCAACGAGCGACAGAAGGCGGCCGGCGATACCGTCTTCGCCAATCCGCGCAACTCCGCCGCGGGCTCCTTGCGGCAGAAGGATCCGACCGTCACCGCCTCGCGTCCGCTCGGCTTCTTCGCCTATGCCTGGGGCGAAATGAGCGCGATGCCGGAAGAGACGCAGAGCGGCATGATCCACTGGTTCGAGCGCTGCGGCTTCAAGACCAATCCGCTGACGAAACTGTGTCACTCCGTCGAGGAGCTGATCGCGTTCCATCAGAGCATCGAGGAAGCGCGCGCCGAACTCGACTACGACATCGATGGCGTCGTCTACAAGATCGATCGCATCGACTGGCAGGAGCGGCTCGGCTTCGTCTCCCGCACGCCGCGCTGGGCCATCGCGCACAAGTTTCCGGCCGAGCGCGCCATGACGGTGCTCCGCGACATCGAGATCCAGGTCGGCCGCACCGGCTCGTTCACGCCGGTCGGCAAGCTCGAGCCGGTCGGTGTCGGCGGAGTGATCGTGCAGAACGTCACGCTGCACAACGAGGATTACATCAAAGGCATCGGCAACAAGGGTGAGGTGCTGCGCGAGGGGCGCGACATCCGGATCGGCGACACGGTGGTGATCCAGCGCGCCGGCGACGTGATCCCGCAGGTCGTGGATATCGTCCTCGACAAGCGGCCGACGAGCGCCAAGGCGTTTCACTTCCCCAAGACGTGCCCGTGTCCGCTGCACACCGACGTCGTGCGCGGGGAGACGGCCGCCGGCGAAGAGGAAGCGCGTGCCCGCTGCACCGGCGAGTTCGCCTGCCCCTACCAGAAGATCGAACACCTCAAGCTGTTCGTGTCGCGGCGCGCCTTCGACATCGATGGTCTCGGCGAGAAGCAGCTCCAGTATTTCTTCGACAAGGGGTGGGTGAAAGAGCCTGCCGACATCTTCACGCTGGAGAAGCGCAACGCAAAGCTCAAGCTCGAGGAAATCGAGGGCTACGGCGAAACCTCGGTGCGCAATCTGTTCGGCGCGATCGAGAGCCGGCGCAGAATCGCGCTGGAGCGTTTTATCTATGCGCTCGGCATGCGCCATGTCGGCGAGACCACGGCCCTGGCACTGGCGCGCGGCTATGGTTCCTGGGACGCCTTCCACGATGCCTGCCTCAAGGTCGCCAAGGGCGACGAGGAGGCGATGGCTGAGATGGACGCGCTCGACCAGATCGGCGACACCGTGATCAAGAGCATCGCCGATTATTTCGGCGAGGACCACAACCGCGGCATTGTCGAGCGGCTGACCAAGGAGGTCGAGATCGTCGACGCCGAGAAGCCGAAGAGCAACTCGGCCGTCGCCGGCAAGACGGTCGTGTTTACGGGCTCGCTGGAGAAGATGACGAGGGACGAGGCCAAGGCCACGGCAGAAAGGCTCGGCGCAAAAGTGTCCGGCTCGGTGTCCAAGAAGACCGATATCGTCGTCGCCGGTCCAGGTGCGGGTTCGAAGCTCACAGAAGCCAACAA